In the genome of Natronorubrum daqingense, the window CGCTATCATCGCCGTCGCTGTCTTCGTCGCCGTCGTCGTCAGCTTCGCCGTTCTCGTCGTCGGACTCCGCATCACGTTCAGCCTCACCGTTTTCGGTGTCAACTTCGGTCGTCCAGTGGACTTCTCCCTCGCCGTCGGTTCCGGCTCCGATCGCGGTGACGCCACCGCCCTCGAGAGCGAGATAGATCGTTTCGTCGACGAGGACTGGTTCGCCGACGTACTGCTCGGTGGCGTCGGTCGACCACTGCTCTTCGCCCAGACTGTCGAAGGCGCTGACGTGTGCTTCGTCCAATTCTTGCCATCCGCCTTCGCCGGGTTGGGGCGTCTGCCCCGACACGTTGGCGACGCCGTAGAGTCGGTCGGTTCCGGCGAGCCAGGTGCTTTCGCCGTCCGAGAACGGCACGTCTGGGCCGACGGACACGCTCGCGCTCCACTCGTACTCACCCGCGGCCGGTTGATAGCCACAGCCCGCGAGACTGGCGGTGACGCCGCACGCGAGCGTCCCGAGCAGTGAGCGACGGCCGAGCGAGTCACGGCTCACGACCGCTCACCCTCGAGTTCGCGCAGTCGCTCGATTCGAACCGCCGTGGGCGGGTGCGTATCCGGGAAGATGTCCGTGCTGAGCAGGTCGTTCGAGTCGAAGGCCCGATCCTCGAGCGGGGCGAGGTACAGCGCTTCGGTGCCGCCGTCGAGCTTTCGAAGGTCCTCGTCCGGCACGGCCGTCATCGTCTCGTCGATGGTCTCGAGGGCGCTCGCGAGGGCTGCCGGTGAGCCGGTGATCGCGGCTGCGGCCTCGTCCGCGGCGTACTCGCGTTGGCGCGAGAGGATTCGGTAGAACAACACGCTCGCGAGCCAGAACATCGCCGAGACCAACAACGTGGCGACCGCTGTGACGGTGATGACGACGATTACGGCTACGATACCCCGCCCGTCGCCGCTCCCGCTCGAGCGCCCTCCCGCTCCGGCTCCGAGTAGCCGGTAGAAGCCATAGAGGACGTAGAACGCGACGATTGCGAGGTAGTAGGTGATCGTCGGCAACAGCCACGCGACGGTCATCAGGTTCGCGTCTCGGTTCTTGAGGTGGGCGAGTTCGTGGGCCAACACGGCCTCGAGTTCGTCCTCAGAGAGCGACTCGAGGAGGGCACTCGTCACGACGACGCGGCCCGTTTCGCCGCCACCAGCGACGGCGAAGGCGTTGGGGACGTCGCTCTCGATGACGCTGATGGCTGGTTTCGCTACGTCGACTTGCGAGGAGAGTCGCGTGACCGTCGCGTGAAGCTCCGGATACGCGCTCGCGTCGACGGGACGAGCACCGAGCGAGTCGACGACCGTTCGCGGCCCGTACCGATACTGGACGGCGAGTCCGCCGAGGACGACGACCGACAGGACGAGCGGATCGACGTAGAACTCGCCGTGGTACGGTTGTTCGTTGACCCACTCGAGTAAGGGGATTCCGACGGTGTTCACGAGGAAGAGAAACGTGTAGACGAACGCGAACGGTAGACAGACGACTAATCCGAGTGCGAGGAGCATTCGAATACGGAGTTCGCGGTCGGTGGAGAGAGCCATGTGTGGAAACGCTTGCTTGTCATCTGTCCTGACATCTTATAATGGTGTTTGTCGTGAACCGTTTCCAGTGTGTGAGGAGTCTGAACAGGCTACGAGTGGATACTGGTTGTACACATCGACAGCAACTGATCGTAGAGCTACTAGGTGTTTAAGGAGAACACACTTATACGAGACGTTTGTCTAACTATCTATGGAAAAACGTGGTGTTCAACTCCCGTGAACGCAAACGTCGAAACAGTCGACAGCGCCAGTGTCGAACTAGCTGGTAC includes:
- a CDS encoding M48 family metalloprotease, which gives rise to MALSTDRELRIRMLLALGLVVCLPFAFVYTFLFLVNTVGIPLLEWVNEQPYHGEFYVDPLVLSVVVLGGLAVQYRYGPRTVVDSLGARPVDASAYPELHATVTRLSSQVDVAKPAISVIESDVPNAFAVAGGGETGRVVVTSALLESLSEDELEAVLAHELAHLKNRDANLMTVAWLLPTITYYLAIVAFYVLYGFYRLLGAGAGGRSSGSGDGRGIVAVIVVITVTAVATLLVSAMFWLASVLFYRILSRQREYAADEAAAAITGSPAALASALETIDETMTAVPDEDLRKLDGGTEALYLAPLEDRAFDSNDLLSTDIFPDTHPPTAVRIERLRELEGERS